The following are from one region of the Paenibacillus sp. JZ16 genome:
- a CDS encoding DMT family transporter — MAWIALVFAGLFEIGGVIGIKGVSERKGWQYVLILALSFAASFSLLSYAMTVLPMGTAYAIWTGIGTVGGAITGMLLFGEPKEWRRVLFIAMILCSAVGLKLIS; from the coding sequence ATGGCTTGGATTGCACTTGTGTTTGCAGGATTGTTCGAAATCGGCGGCGTCATCGGCATCAAAGGCGTGTCGGAGCGCAAGGGATGGCAATATGTACTGATTTTGGCCTTATCTTTTGCCGCCAGCTTCTCCCTCCTCTCCTACGCCATGACCGTACTGCCTATGGGTACCGCTTATGCCATCTGGACGGGAATCGGGACGGTGGGCGGCGCCATCACAGGGATGCTCCTGTTCGGTGAACCGAAGGAATGGCGGCGCGTGCTCTTTATCGCCATGATCCTGTGCTCGGCTGTCGGTCTGAAATTGATCAGTTAA
- a CDS encoding TorD/DmsD family molecular chaperone: protein MAISPVQTLEVPDVCHRWLENRGTVYELLIDFLGNWPSLSMIAEWSRGSGISKAAECSKAGTDLMTYLCGRSPEELVRICEYEGAEYRRLLQQSKQRQAAKSHYTKDGCAQDLADCYASVGVAFNKLHGEADDHIAIELEFMTLLHDRMLNNTYCEHSMLQLMEVQEKFLEEHLLSWVPSLCKDLKGSTESPLYQSVFSLLEEFLAQDLNMLKTWKHSREAVLVH, encoded by the coding sequence ATGGCGATATCACCTGTTCAAACTTTGGAGGTGCCTGACGTCTGTCACAGATGGCTTGAAAACCGGGGTACGGTCTACGAGCTGCTCATCGATTTTTTGGGCAATTGGCCCAGCTTGTCTATGATTGCGGAATGGAGCCGCGGAAGCGGAATAAGCAAGGCTGCGGAGTGTTCGAAGGCCGGTACGGACCTGATGACCTATTTATGTGGACGCTCACCTGAGGAATTGGTTCGGATTTGCGAATACGAAGGGGCGGAATACCGCCGATTGCTTCAGCAGTCCAAACAGCGTCAAGCGGCAAAGTCTCATTACACGAAGGATGGATGCGCTCAGGATTTAGCCGATTGTTATGCATCCGTCGGTGTTGCCTTTAATAAACTGCACGGGGAAGCGGACGATCATATAGCCATTGAACTGGAATTTATGACACTGCTTCATGACCGTATGCTGAACAATACGTATTGTGAACATAGCATGCTGCAATTGATGGAGGTTCAAGAGAAGTTTCTGGAGGAGCATCTGTTGTCATGGGTGCCATCCCTCTGCAAGGATCTAAAAGGCTCCACGGAAAGCCCGCTTTATCAGTCGGTATTCAGTCTGCTCGAGGAGTTCCTCGCACAGGATCTGAACATGCTGAAGACGTGGAAGCATTCCAGGGAAGCTGTGCTGGTACATTAG
- a CDS encoding TetR/AcrR family transcriptional regulator codes for MADKTAEKRQQILITAMQLFSAKGSSDTSMQEIAEVCGMSKGSLYLHFKSKEELEKSIYEHIASRIKDEILRVDHDPLLGPKEQLRKQTEVLLIHFLEIREFLLKQFHDQMPGKPPFDKENMRQEMLAALQWFNNKLKSIYGPEVEPYTLEIGMFMGSMLGSYIHFLFMPGFHLNVGITADHQIQLLDDIVDSILRRRPEPLIPMEAVGQLGQLCQTDIRTTRHPLIVIKAMKNELKKIQVETDVREDAMESLHIMEKELLAIQPSRAVLKGMLANLEGIEDLEALYKELKGNIITVLESYLTPGGIMQES; via the coding sequence TTGGCTGATAAAACGGCAGAAAAACGACAGCAAATTCTCATCACTGCGATGCAGCTGTTTTCCGCGAAGGGCTCTTCGGATACCTCCATGCAGGAAATCGCCGAAGTATGCGGGATGTCGAAAGGCAGCCTCTATCTTCATTTCAAGTCCAAAGAGGAACTGGAAAAGAGCATTTACGAGCATATCGCAAGCCGGATTAAGGATGAGATTCTCCGGGTCGACCACGATCCGCTTCTCGGACCCAAGGAGCAGCTGCGCAAGCAGACGGAAGTGCTTTTGATCCATTTTCTGGAGATCCGGGAATTTCTTCTGAAGCAGTTCCATGATCAGATGCCGGGGAAACCGCCTTTTGACAAGGAAAACATGCGACAGGAAATGCTGGCTGCATTGCAGTGGTTTAACAATAAGCTGAAATCCATTTATGGACCCGAAGTAGAGCCATACACATTGGAAATCGGCATGTTTATGGGCAGTATGCTGGGTTCGTATATCCACTTCCTGTTCATGCCCGGGTTCCATTTGAATGTGGGAATCACCGCTGATCACCAGATTCAGCTGCTCGATGATATTGTGGACAGTATTCTGCGCAGACGGCCCGAGCCCCTGATCCCAATGGAGGCGGTGGGGCAATTGGGCCAATTATGCCAAACCGACATTCGCACAACTCGTCACCCGCTCATCGTCATTAAGGCGATGAAGAATGAACTAAAGAAGATTCAGGTAGAGACGGATGTCCGGGAAGATGCAATGGAGTCGCTCCATATTATGGAGAAGGAACTGCTTGCCATCCAGCCCAGCCGAGCCGTTCTGAAAGGAATGCTTGCTAACTTGGAAGGGATCGAGGACCTTGAAGCATTGTATAAGGAGCTCAAGGGCAACATCATTACTGTGCTGGAAAGCTATCTTACACCAGGTGGAATTATGCAGGAAAGTTAG
- the cls gene encoding cardiolipin synthase, which translates to MRKGIQAVLITALLFAFYYFGLDYFGKTTGTIIGIFSTLTVVSIGFMIFMENRHPTSTMAWILLLALVPIVGLVFYFLFGQNYFKRRKYDKKARKDVLVYTSEVLRKNTPDISCFKPEVQQLLQLSTRLARTPISFSSDTKVLTDGEETFAALITELEQAAHHIHMEYYIYRPDAIGTQIQEILIRKAREGVAVRFMVDAVGSLQLPPSFLQEMRDAGVQVAVFGSPKTIFFTSRVNYRNHRKIVVIDGSVGFVGGLNVGDEYLSRSKAFGFWRDTHMLVRGEAVRTLQVVFLQDWQYMTGEQPSEPIYYSPDLLESRAGAVQIIASGPDNERRALKNIFFSMIVSARKSVWLATPYFIPDEDIFTALRVAALSGLDVRILFPSKPDKWLPFLASHSYFPDLLDAGVRVYEYEKGFMHSKLLIVDGEVATIGTANMDMRSFHLNFEVNALLVHTESVGRLVSDFEQDLESALLYDRNHTRKKRIMTRLLESAARLMSPLL; encoded by the coding sequence ATGAGAAAGGGAATACAGGCTGTATTGATTACCGCGCTTTTGTTCGCGTTTTATTATTTTGGCCTGGATTATTTCGGGAAGACGACCGGGACCATTATCGGGATATTCTCCACGCTAACCGTAGTATCCATCGGTTTCATGATTTTTATGGAGAACCGTCATCCCACCAGCACGATGGCCTGGATTCTGCTCTTGGCGTTAGTCCCTATCGTGGGGCTTGTGTTTTATTTTTTGTTTGGACAGAACTATTTCAAGCGAAGGAAATACGACAAAAAGGCACGTAAGGACGTTCTGGTATACACCAGCGAAGTGCTCCGCAAGAACACCCCGGACATTTCCTGCTTTAAGCCCGAAGTGCAGCAGCTCCTTCAGCTGTCTACCCGCCTGGCACGCACGCCGATTTCCTTCTCGAGCGATACCAAGGTGCTGACCGACGGGGAGGAGACATTTGCAGCCTTGATAACGGAGCTGGAGCAAGCGGCGCATCACATTCATATGGAATATTACATTTACCGTCCGGATGCGATCGGAACGCAGATCCAGGAAATATTAATTCGGAAGGCGAGAGAGGGGGTTGCCGTTCGGTTTATGGTGGACGCCGTTGGCAGCTTGCAGCTGCCGCCTTCCTTTTTGCAGGAGATGAGGGATGCGGGTGTACAGGTCGCCGTATTCGGCAGTCCAAAGACGATTTTCTTCACGAGCCGTGTAAATTACCGCAATCATCGCAAAATCGTTGTGATTGACGGGAGTGTCGGATTCGTTGGGGGATTGAATGTAGGGGATGAGTATTTAAGCCGCAGCAAGGCATTCGGTTTCTGGCGTGATACCCATATGCTTGTTCGCGGAGAGGCCGTCAGAACGCTCCAGGTTGTCTTTCTGCAGGATTGGCAGTACATGACGGGAGAGCAGCCGAGTGAGCCGATCTATTATTCACCGGATTTACTGGAGAGTCGTGCCGGTGCCGTTCAGATTATCGCAAGCGGACCGGACAATGAGCGAAGAGCCCTGAAGAACATTTTCTTCTCCATGATTGTGTCGGCTCGCAAGTCGGTATGGCTGGCTACGCCGTATTTTATACCGGATGAAGACATATTCACCGCGCTCAGGGTTGCTGCCCTGTCCGGTCTTGATGTACGGATTCTGTTTCCTTCGAAGCCGGACAAATGGCTGCCCTTTCTGGCTTCCCATTCCTATTTTCCGGATCTGCTGGACGCCGGGGTAAGGGTATATGAATATGAAAAAGGGTTCATGCACTCGAAGCTGCTGATCGTTGACGGCGAGGTTGCAACCATTGGCACGGCTAACATGGACATGCGGAGCTTCCACCTTAATTTTGAGGTTAACGCTTTACTCGTTCATACGGAAAGTGTTGGCAGGCTGGTATCCGATTTCGAGCAGGATCTGGAATCCGCCCTCCTGTACGATCGCAACCATACCCGTAAAAAGAGAATCATGACCCGGCTGCTGGAGTCGGCCGCCCGACTGATGTCACCTCTGCTGTAG
- a CDS encoding DMT family transporter, with protein sequence MNRNWIFVLLGGLVEIIWVMGLKHSSNIWEWIGTIAAIAVSFYLIIEAAKRLPVGTVYAVFTGIGTAGTVASEMLFFGEPFKLVKVLLICVLLAGVIGLKLVTADHAEPEVSK encoded by the coding sequence ATGAATCGCAACTGGATTTTTGTGCTGCTTGGTGGATTGGTTGAAATCATATGGGTGATGGGTTTGAAGCATTCCTCCAACATCTGGGAATGGATTGGAACCATAGCCGCCATTGCAGTCAGCTTCTATCTTATTATCGAGGCAGCCAAACGGCTGCCGGTCGGAACGGTGTATGCCGTATTCACGGGAATCGGTACAGCCGGAACGGTCGCGTCGGAGATGCTGTTCTTCGGTGAACCGTTTAAACTGGTCAAGGTGCTTCTGATCTGTGTGCTGCTGGCAGGCGTCATTGGCCTTAAGCTGGTTACGGCTGATCATGCGGAACCGGAGGTGAGCAAGTAA
- the moaA gene encoding GTP 3',8-cyclase MoaA: protein MIEPLKDSFGRVHDYIRISVTDRCNLRCVYCMPEEGMEFQPPDQIMSYEEIAAIMRVLAPMGVSKVRLTGGEPLVRKDLESLVHMIASIEGIQDISLTTNGIMLPSKAHLLKEAGLTRINISLDSLHEDRYARITRGGQVRKVLEGIEAAYEAGLDPIKLNMVLMKGFNEDEIRDFIALTLDRPLHVRFIEYMPIGQASDAWRDSYLPLSRVSEVCQEAGWTIQEEQGPSGNGPSRNMKVVGATGTFGLIHPVSDHFCDSCNRLRLTADGHIKACLYWSDEFNVRRVVDDPSAVANLFRKALGSKPLNHEMALALEKKMQSHTPTVRRMSQIGG, encoded by the coding sequence ATGATCGAACCGCTTAAAGATTCTTTCGGTCGGGTCCATGATTATATTCGTATCTCGGTGACAGATCGATGCAATCTTCGTTGTGTCTATTGTATGCCGGAAGAAGGGATGGAATTCCAACCTCCCGATCAGATTATGAGTTATGAAGAGATCGCAGCGATCATGCGCGTCCTTGCCCCAATGGGTGTCTCCAAAGTACGCCTTACCGGCGGCGAGCCGCTGGTACGCAAGGATCTGGAATCCTTGGTCCATATGATTGCTTCCATTGAAGGAATTCAAGATATATCCCTGACTACCAACGGGATCATGCTCCCCTCCAAAGCTCACCTGCTTAAGGAAGCCGGACTTACCCGAATCAACATCAGTCTGGATTCGCTTCATGAGGATCGCTACGCGCGCATTACGCGCGGCGGTCAAGTGCGTAAAGTGCTGGAAGGCATTGAAGCCGCATATGAAGCCGGCCTGGATCCCATCAAACTAAACATGGTGTTAATGAAGGGCTTCAACGAAGACGAAATTCGCGACTTTATCGCGCTGACGCTCGATCGTCCCCTACATGTCCGCTTTATTGAATACATGCCGATCGGGCAAGCGTCCGATGCCTGGCGAGATTCGTATCTGCCGCTCAGCCGGGTATCCGAAGTGTGCCAGGAGGCGGGTTGGACCATTCAGGAAGAGCAGGGGCCATCCGGCAACGGACCTTCACGAAATATGAAGGTGGTTGGAGCTACAGGAACCTTCGGTCTGATCCATCCGGTCAGCGATCATTTCTGCGATTCCTGCAACCGCCTCAGACTGACGGCTGACGGCCACATCAAGGCTTGCCTGTACTGGTCCGACGAATTTAACGTGCGCCGCGTCGTCGATGATCCTTCCGCGGTGGCAAACCTGTTCCGCAAAGCGCTGGGTTCCAAACCGTTGAATCATGAAATGGCGCTCGCGCTCGAGAAAAAAATGCAAAGCCATACCCCAACCGTCCGGCGTATGTCACAGATCGGCGGATAA
- a CDS encoding TetR/AcrR family transcriptional regulator — protein MSAADIKQSALAHFAKNGYEGASLKHIADDCGIKKPSIYAHFSSKNDLFLQVLQDVFQRQEESMVAYFLNHADWPLEQQLHGFLESRLQAYRLDDEVRFFMRMAFFPPSTLYDEVMAMVYPLLDQQEQNLSRLLAAGCPEHGRIIRHPRNAAIAFMTLVDGIHLETVYGGEERAMRRLAAAWPVYWLGVTKQRYNHKS, from the coding sequence ATGAGTGCCGCCGATATTAAGCAATCCGCCCTTGCCCACTTTGCCAAAAACGGTTACGAAGGGGCATCGCTAAAACATATTGCAGACGACTGCGGGATCAAAAAACCGTCGATTTACGCCCATTTTTCGAGTAAGAACGATTTGTTTCTGCAGGTGCTTCAGGACGTATTCCAGCGTCAAGAGGAGTCGATGGTGGCCTATTTTCTAAACCATGCCGATTGGCCGCTGGAGCAGCAGCTGCACGGATTTCTTGAAAGCCGTCTCCAAGCCTATCGTCTGGATGATGAAGTGCGGTTCTTCATGCGAATGGCCTTCTTTCCGCCAAGTACGCTGTATGACGAAGTGATGGCGATGGTGTATCCGCTGCTGGATCAACAGGAGCAGAACTTGTCGAGGCTGCTTGCCGCGGGCTGTCCGGAGCATGGACGTATCATCCGTCATCCGCGCAATGCGGCGATTGCCTTTATGACCTTGGTGGATGGAATCCATCTGGAAACCGTGTACGGCGGGGAAGAACGGGCCATGAGACGTCTTGCAGCTGCTTGGCCAGTGTATTGGTTAGGGGTAACAAAGCAACGATATAACCACAAGAGTTAA
- a CDS encoding efflux RND transporter permease subunit: MKGIINFSLRNKFAIWLLTIIVSFGGLYSGLTMKQETIPDINVPFLSVTAIYPGAAPEGVVEDVTKPLETRLRNIDGVKTVTSTSMENAANVMVEFDYGSDLDNATAAVREAINEVKLPDDAQKPTISKFSMSSMPVVSLSIANKDNMALDELTRITENDIVPELEDLDGVASIQVAGQFVNEVQLKFNQDKLNELGLTEDTVKGIVQGSALYVPLGMFEMDKSQKAVAIDGGIIGIDDLKNIAIPVVPGGGGAAAGAGAPNAGAGQQPSQQPSGDAAGAGQQGAPGSGAAAGGTSGAPAVPTGIPTVKLSEIAKIEVIGTSESISRTNGKESIGIQIVKANDANTVDVVNQVKDKAEELRGLYPGMDLTIMLDQGKPIEDSVHTMLSKALFGALFAVLIIMVFLRNIRSTIISIISIPLSLLIAVLCLRQMDITLNMMSLGAMTVAIGRVVDDSIVVIENIYRRMSLSTEKLTGRELISAATREMFVPIMSSTIVTIAVFLPLTLVSGMVGELFMPFALTMVFALLASLVVAITLVPAMAHSLFRKGLKNKHDHAEKPGAMARGYRSILKWTLNHKAITFLAAIALLAGSLFLTKYLGVSFIPEQEDKYAMVTYSPEPGVMLEDVEERALKAEKLILDQPGVETMQYSIGGSNPLGMGSANSGLFYIMYDPDTKNFEDVKKALVEDLAKEVPDGTWSNMDMAAGGFGGGQLTVNVFGDSLEQIKPVADQIAELANKDTATFENAETSLSEAFEQYTLVADQEKLSSLGLTAGQLAMKLSPVRERPVLTEVKIEDKTYNVYIETDSKTYKSIKEIENETVTSPLGIEVPIKDVAKVEKGTTPDSIMRIDGKMVVTVTADILSSDVGSASTNLETEVNKLELPDGVSVQFGGVTEQINETFGQLGLAMLAAIAIVYFVLVVTFGGGLAPFAILFSLPFIVIGAIIGLLVTGETLNVSALMGVLMLIGIVVTNAIVLIDRVIHMEREGMSTREALLEAGATRLRPILMTALATIGALLPLVFGWENSAGIISKGLGITVIGGLISSTLLTLVVVPIVYEFLMKFSKKRIED, from the coding sequence ATGAAAGGAATTATCAATTTCTCGCTGCGCAACAAGTTTGCGATCTGGCTGCTGACCATCATCGTCAGCTTCGGTGGGTTATACAGCGGACTGACGATGAAACAAGAAACCATTCCGGATATTAACGTCCCGTTCTTAAGTGTCACCGCGATCTATCCGGGCGCCGCTCCTGAAGGGGTTGTGGAGGATGTTACCAAACCGCTCGAGACGAGACTTCGCAATATCGACGGCGTCAAGACCGTAACCTCCACTTCCATGGAGAATGCAGCCAATGTCATGGTTGAGTTTGATTATGGTAGTGATCTGGACAACGCTACGGCTGCTGTTCGTGAAGCCATTAACGAGGTAAAGCTGCCCGACGACGCTCAGAAACCTACCATATCCAAATTCAGCATGAGCTCCATGCCGGTTGTCTCCCTAAGTATTGCGAACAAAGACAACATGGCATTGGATGAATTGACACGCATCACAGAGAATGACATCGTTCCGGAGCTGGAGGATTTGGACGGCGTTGCTTCCATCCAGGTAGCCGGACAATTCGTGAACGAGGTACAGCTTAAGTTTAATCAGGACAAACTGAACGAGCTTGGCTTGACGGAGGATACCGTTAAAGGTATCGTGCAGGGTTCCGCGCTGTACGTTCCGCTCGGCATGTTCGAAATGGACAAATCCCAGAAGGCCGTGGCTATTGATGGCGGCATTATCGGCATTGACGATCTGAAAAATATCGCTATTCCGGTTGTTCCGGGCGGCGGCGGTGCAGCTGCCGGAGCCGGCGCTCCGAATGCCGGGGCAGGTCAACAACCATCGCAGCAGCCTTCCGGTGACGCAGCTGGGGCAGGCCAACAAGGCGCTCCTGGATCCGGTGCAGCTGCAGGCGGAACAAGCGGTGCTCCTGCCGTTCCAACCGGCATTCCAACCGTAAAACTCAGCGAGATTGCCAAAATTGAAGTTATTGGAACCTCGGAATCCATCTCCCGCACCAACGGGAAGGAATCGATCGGTATCCAAATCGTGAAAGCCAACGACGCCAATACGGTGGACGTTGTCAATCAGGTGAAAGACAAGGCAGAGGAATTGAGAGGCCTCTATCCTGGCATGGATCTGACGATCATGCTGGACCAAGGCAAGCCGATTGAAGACTCTGTTCATACGATGCTCTCCAAGGCATTATTCGGCGCATTGTTCGCCGTTCTGATCATAATGGTCTTCCTGCGCAACATCCGTTCGACAATTATATCGATTATTTCGATCCCATTGTCCTTGCTGATTGCTGTGCTCTGTCTGAGACAAATGGATATCACCCTGAATATGATGTCACTCGGTGCCATGACCGTTGCCATCGGCCGGGTTGTCGATGACTCGATCGTCGTTATCGAGAATATCTACCGGCGCATGTCCCTCTCGACCGAGAAATTAACGGGCCGTGAGCTCATCAGCGCCGCTACACGCGAAATGTTTGTACCGATCATGTCCTCCACTATCGTAACCATCGCGGTATTCCTGCCGCTTACCCTGGTCAGCGGTATGGTCGGAGAGCTGTTCATGCCATTTGCATTGACGATGGTCTTCGCACTGCTCGCTTCCCTGGTCGTAGCGATCACGCTCGTGCCCGCTATGGCGCACAGCCTGTTCCGCAAAGGCTTGAAGAACAAACATGATCATGCGGAGAAACCGGGCGCAATGGCCCGCGGGTATCGTTCCATTCTGAAATGGACGCTGAATCACAAAGCCATTACATTCCTGGCAGCCATCGCGTTGTTGGCAGGAAGCTTGTTCCTGACGAAGTACCTTGGCGTTAGCTTCATTCCGGAACAGGAAGACAAATATGCCATGGTGACTTATTCTCCTGAGCCCGGCGTCATGCTGGAGGATGTGGAGGAACGCGCATTAAAAGCGGAGAAATTGATTCTGGATCAACCTGGAGTCGAAACGATGCAGTACTCCATCGGCGGAAGCAATCCGCTTGGTATGGGATCAGCGAATTCCGGATTGTTCTATATTATGTATGACCCGGACACGAAAAACTTCGAAGATGTTAAAAAAGCCCTTGTCGAGGATCTTGCCAAGGAAGTACCGGACGGTACTTGGTCCAATATGGACATGGCAGCCGGCGGCTTTGGCGGCGGCCAGTTAACGGTTAACGTCTTTGGCGATTCTCTGGAGCAGATCAAGCCGGTAGCTGATCAAATTGCAGAGCTTGCCAACAAGGATACAGCCACTTTCGAGAATGCAGAAACCAGCTTGTCCGAAGCGTTCGAGCAGTATACGCTGGTTGCTGACCAAGAGAAGCTGAGCTCCCTTGGCCTGACCGCAGGACAATTGGCAATGAAGCTGTCTCCCGTACGGGAACGTCCGGTCTTGACCGAAGTCAAAATTGAGGACAAGACTTACAATGTTTACATTGAAACGGACAGCAAGACCTATAAGAGCATCAAAGAAATCGAGAACGAAACCGTCACCTCTCCACTCGGTATCGAAGTGCCGATCAAGGACGTGGCCAAGGTGGAAAAAGGAACGACTCCTGACTCTATTATGCGCATCGACGGGAAAATGGTTGTGACCGTCACAGCCGATATCCTGTCCAGCGATGTTGGGTCGGCCTCCACTAACCTGGAGACTGAAGTGAACAAGCTTGAGCTTCCAGACGGCGTATCCGTCCAGTTCGGAGGCGTTACCGAGCAAATCAACGAAACCTTCGGACAGCTTGGACTCGCCATGCTGGCAGCCATTGCGATTGTATACTTTGTGCTTGTGGTTACATTCGGTGGCGGTCTCGCACCGTTCGCCATCCTGTTCTCGCTGCCGTTCATTGTCATCGGAGCCATTATCGGTTTGCTTGTTACAGGCGAGACACTGAACGTGTCTGCACTCATGGGCGTACTCATGCTGATCGGTATCGTCGTGACCAATGCGATTGTATTGATCGACCGCGTGATCCATATGGAACGCGAAGGCATGAGCACCCGCGAAGCCCTGCTTGAAGCCGGCGCTACCCGTCTTCGTCCAATTCTTATGACGGCACTCGCAACGATCGGCGCTCTCCTGCCACTCGTATTCGGTTGGGAGAACAGCGCAGGCATCATTTCGAAAGGACTTGGCATCACGGTTATCGGCGGTCTGATCAGCTCGACGCTGCTCACACTCGTGGTGGTACCTATCGTGTACGAGTTCCTGATGAAGTTCAGCAAAAAAAGAATCGAAGATTAA
- a CDS encoding MFS transporter, with protein MPRLWIVFGLKGMTYLRNMDNAQPSLISLKLFNFFIYGTMVIFTGFFQLYLQDIGMSKIEIGSLMAIAPFVSIFANPFWGFWGDRAANIKRILLIMMTGTLLLVQLVFQANTYAMIYMTMIFFYFFQTPMFSQTNSLILTYIEGTQQKFGSFRLWGSLGWALTAIAAGPVIDRLGSGRIAIVFSIMLLVAAVFMFTLPSIQKTTASASVSLRGLGRLFLNSYFVCFILLGIMVSIPNTANNTFMSLYILELGGTKQMVGLAIFFSSIFEVVIFILFDRFLKRKINVLVGCLTIVSLLFALRWLLMAEANSALEVAFIQLLHCVTFGGYFYVGVQLTMLFVPTPYRASGQAIYTLSWSGISGVIGGLAGGWMFQNFGAQIMYFTGTMLAIVGAIGFGWMWYNLRKHGYQPLHPDDLDSDEMEEYAAS; from the coding sequence ATGCCGCGATTGTGGATTGTATTCGGTTTGAAAGGAATGACCTACTTGCGGAATATGGACAACGCCCAACCTTCGCTGATATCGCTCAAGCTGTTCAACTTCTTCATTTACGGAACCATGGTCATCTTCACCGGTTTCTTCCAGTTATATTTGCAAGACATCGGCATGAGCAAAATTGAAATCGGCAGCCTGATGGCGATCGCGCCATTTGTGTCCATCTTCGCCAATCCGTTCTGGGGGTTCTGGGGTGATCGGGCGGCAAACATCAAGCGGATACTGCTGATCATGATGACCGGTACGCTGCTGCTGGTTCAGCTTGTATTTCAAGCGAATACCTATGCAATGATATACATGACAATGATTTTCTTTTATTTCTTCCAGACTCCGATGTTCTCGCAGACAAATTCGCTGATTCTAACCTATATTGAGGGGACGCAGCAAAAGTTCGGCTCCTTCCGGCTATGGGGCTCGCTCGGATGGGCGCTGACGGCCATCGCTGCAGGGCCTGTCATCGATCGGCTCGGGTCAGGGCGCATCGCCATCGTGTTCTCGATTATGCTGCTGGTGGCGGCCGTGTTCATGTTTACGCTGCCCTCTATCCAGAAGACGACAGCATCGGCATCGGTCAGCCTTAGAGGACTCGGTAGACTGTTTCTGAACTCCTATTTTGTCTGTTTTATCCTGTTAGGCATTATGGTATCCATCCCGAACACAGCTAATAACACTTTTATGTCCCTGTACATCCTGGAGCTTGGTGGTACCAAGCAGATGGTAGGCCTTGCGATCTTCTTCTCGTCGATATTCGAAGTGGTGATCTTCATTCTGTTTGACCGCTTCCTGAAACGAAAAATCAATGTCTTGGTCGGCTGCCTAACGATTGTCAGCCTGCTCTTCGCCCTCCGCTGGCTGCTGATGGCGGAAGCCAACAGCGCGCTGGAGGTGGCCTTCATCCAGCTCCTGCACTGCGTAACCTTCGGCGGCTATTTCTATGTCGGCGTGCAGCTGACGATGCTGTTTGTACCAACGCCGTATCGCGCTTCCGGACAAGCGATCTATACCTTAAGCTGGAGCGGCATATCCGGCGTCATCGGCGGTCTTGCCGGCGGCTGGATGTTCCAGAACTTCGGGGCGCAGATCATGTACTTCACCGGCACGATGCTTGCCATTGTGGGTGCCATCGGTTTTGGCTGGATGTGGTACAACCTTCGCAAGCACGGGTATCAGCCACTGCATCCGGACGATCTCGATAGCGACGAGATGGAGGAATACGCTGCGAGTTAG